The Deltaproteobacteria bacterium genome includes the window AACGAAGCATCTTTACATGTGATTCTACTCGACAATACGTTTATGAGAGCAGGTTATTTCATATTTAGGACATGTAAAAATGCGGACAACGGAACTGTGTTTACCATGCGCTTTACTCATTATCGCACAAAGTCGTTAGTTCCACTGATAAGGGCAATCGACCCTGTGCTGCATCACGATCCGCAGTTGCCATTATCCACGCGTTAGCTCGGGAACTGGTCGAAAGATTTTTCGCCCCTATAATAACTCCTTCGTCTGCTTCGTATCTTCCTGGTGAAATCTACGGCTCGCGGAACAGCCTTCGTAGGATGTGGCGACCGCAGGGAGCCGCATCGTCGGTAAATCGCGCGTGCTCGATGCGGTTCGCGGACTCACCGCATCCTACGAGAATCCCTGCGTGTTCTTCGTGCCTTCGTGGTGAAATATGCCGTTGTCGAACGCTACGGTTCGCCGAACAGCCGCACGGTGTTGTCGTAGAGCAGTTTTTGCTTTTGCCTTTCGGTCAGATCCTGCCGTTCGAGGATTTCCAACGCGGCGTTGTCTCTGCCTTCGCCGTGGGGGAAATCGGAGGAGAACAGGACGTGGTCTTCGCCGATCAATTCGAAGAGCAAGTGGAGCATGCGATCGTCGGCTTCGGCGGCCATGAAGATTCTCCCCGACTTCACATATTCGCGAATGCTCGCCCGCGGCAGTTCGCCGGCGTTGGGCATGCTCAGGCCAAACGGGTGAGCGCCGCGGTCGAGGGGCAAGTAATGATCCATGCGCGAGACCATGTAGAAAATCCATTCGGCGCCGAATTCGAGAAACGCGACTTTCAAATCCTGATAGCGGTCGAGCAAGCGGTGGCCGACGATGGCCATGAAGGCCAACTGTGCAGGTAGCGACATGCCGATGATGTGGCAGTCGTAAATGCTCCGTCCCAACTGCGCCAGCGGCGGATAGCTCATGCCCATGTGCACGCAGAGCGGCAGCTTCGTACGCGCGAACTTATCCCAGATCGGCAGAAAACTCGGATCGGAAAGCAGCCGTTCGCCGGCGGTGCCGAAGACCACGGCTGCTCTGGCGCCGAGCCGCTGCATCTCTTCGATAGCGGCCAAGGCTTCGCGCGGCTCGCGCAGCGGTAATAAGCCCGACCATTTAAGCCAGGTCGGATTGGCCGCGCATTGTTTGGCGATGTAGCGATTGTAAGCGCGAAACAACGCGGCCTCGAATTCCGCATCGCTGGTCATATGCGCATAAAGCGTGCTGGGAAACAACATCTGAGCGTCGAAGCCCATGCGCTCCATGTCGGCCAGCCGCGCCTGGGGATCGTTGAGCGTCATGCTGCCGACCGAACAGTGCTCGCGCTTCATATCGGCGCCGAATTCGCTCAGCACGTTGCGCGGCGTGTTCGCCTGCTGGGCGCCGGGACCAAGCGCGTGGGGTTCGAGCGACCCTTCGATCAACCAACCGGCGTTGAAATTTCCCAAACCGGTTTCGTCGTGCACCGTCACCGGCCGCGGCCGGCGCGCACGAAACTGTTCGGGGAGGTCCTCCCACATACGCGGATTGATCGAGCCATGGGCGTCGGCGTCAAATACTCGGTAGCCTTGAAGCATAATCAAATTTTCCTTTTCAAGTGTTTCATCGGTGCCATGTTCAAATTGTTTTGTTCACCACGAAGCGCACGAAGGACACGAAGGGTTCGGATAATTTAATCTTCAACCTTCGTGATCTTCGTGTCCTTCGTGGTGAATATCCTGTCTCATCGTTCAGCGCAGTTTGCGCCGCGCCTCGGCGAGAAACCCGTTTTCTTCGAGAGCGCGCACGAAGGCCGGGTTGTTGAGTTGGTTGATGTCGACCTGGGTGACTTTGGGATTGATCTTGGCGACGATGCGCTGGACGATTTTCCAGGCGGCGGGATCGGGCATGAGTTCGATGGTCGCCATCTGGGTCAGCACTTTGTAGGAGGCTTCGGCGTCTTCGAGGCGCGGGAAACGAAAACTCTTGCGCAGGATCTCCGTAACGTCGGTTTTGGCTGCGGGGTCGTGGATCAGCAGGACGCTGTCGATCAGGCCCTTGAGCAAGCGCGTGATGGTGTCCGGCGAACTCGACGGCGT containing:
- a CDS encoding amidohydrolase; its protein translation is MLQGYRVFDADAHGSINPRMWEDLPEQFRARRPRPVTVHDETGLGNFNAGWLIEGSLEPHALGPGAQQANTPRNVLSEFGADMKREHCSVGSMTLNDPQARLADMERMGFDAQMLFPSTLYAHMTSDAEFEAALFRAYNRYIAKQCAANPTWLKWSGLLPLREPREALAAIEEMQRLGARAAVVFGTAGERLLSDPSFLPIWDKFARTKLPLCVHMGMSYPPLAQLGRSIYDCHIIGMSLPAQLAFMAIVGHRLLDRYQDLKVAFLEFGAEWIFYMVSRMDHYLPLDRGAHPFGLSMPNAGELPRASIREYVKSGRIFMAAEADDRMLHLLFELIGEDHVLFSSDFPHGEGRDNAALEILERQDLTERQKQKLLYDNTVRLFGEP